The following proteins are encoded in a genomic region of Micromonospora olivasterospora:
- the fxsT gene encoding FxSxx-COOH system tetratricopeptide repeat protein: MYERGATAAAEQVWELVGRAADGRHHPVPATRFPAAEPLVFYAPARNVRFTGRERLLHTLREELKAAAHDRVPVALRGGAGIGKTQLAAEYAYRFRGAYDVVWWVDADPAQFVDVRFADLGRRLGLPEQPTVPENTRAVRQWLGHGGGRGEDEPPLRWLVVFDNVDQYEHVKDYLPQGDGHVLVTTRNPDWGDLARAVDVEAFQRAESIAHLLGRTRQRGMTVAEAEQVAEAVEDVPILVALAGAWLADSVESVAGYLAGLQRTGPEREVWKQSLERLQEQSPGAYRLLQLASVLAPDIALDLLYGDQVAKVVAPHDPRVAAQVTDRVSERDIAAALVQRINRLALIKVDLHAHRVQVHRLLQAALRARMSESELAEVKHDVHRILAGSRPSGEVDDPGLKSAFRILWPHLDGSDAVSCSDDTVRQLVIDRIRYIYLNGGYEQGEQYARQADKIWSAVLDGLSPDTAAHRALRVQLLYLRFNWANLLRSLGRFEAARQLDADTLRQQEELIGGNHPYALMTAGGYAADLRALGRYREALERDLRTYAASVEVFGEEHRRTLIAANNLAASYRLMGQFDKALDGDEATYRRLRVVLGPHHPRTLLSANNLARDLRETGDYPASAALLEDTVEAYRRLFGEQSAAVLPVQANLAASLRSLGRIAEAGRLLDDAYERLRASVGPTNPESLFGWLSRTANLMLQGRGDQARAELTDLERTFVQVFGPDHPYTLVCRINMGVAWWDAGDTGPARELTTAAAAALRAVLGDRHPFTLGAANNVAVFTALGGDPAAGRDQLQLVVDGLTEVFGPDHPDTMRSLGNLEIATQAVSGGAVSIGWARIADRLADRVGQEHPSVVLLRDGRYVRRVLDPHPY, from the coding sequence GTGTACGAGCGCGGCGCGACCGCCGCCGCCGAGCAGGTGTGGGAGCTCGTCGGGCGGGCGGCGGACGGTCGCCACCACCCGGTTCCTGCCACCCGCTTCCCGGCGGCCGAGCCGTTGGTGTTCTACGCCCCGGCGCGCAACGTCCGCTTCACGGGCCGGGAGCGGCTGTTGCACACGCTGCGGGAGGAACTGAAGGCGGCGGCGCACGACCGGGTGCCGGTGGCCCTGCGCGGCGGCGCCGGCATCGGCAAGACGCAGCTGGCCGCCGAGTACGCCTACCGCTTCCGTGGCGCGTACGACGTGGTCTGGTGGGTCGACGCCGACCCCGCGCAGTTCGTCGACGTGCGCTTCGCCGACCTGGGCCGGCGACTCGGCCTGCCGGAGCAGCCGACGGTGCCGGAGAACACCCGGGCGGTGCGGCAGTGGCTCGGCCACGGCGGCGGGCGGGGCGAGGACGAGCCGCCGCTGCGCTGGCTGGTCGTCTTCGACAACGTCGACCAGTACGAGCACGTCAAGGACTACCTGCCCCAGGGCGACGGGCACGTGCTGGTCACCACCCGCAACCCGGACTGGGGCGACCTGGCCCGCGCCGTCGACGTGGAGGCATTCCAGCGGGCCGAGAGCATCGCCCACCTGCTGGGCCGCACCCGGCAGCGGGGTATGACGGTGGCCGAGGCAGAGCAGGTGGCCGAGGCGGTGGAGGACGTGCCGATCCTGGTCGCCCTGGCCGGCGCCTGGCTGGCCGACAGCGTCGAGTCCGTCGCCGGCTACCTGGCCGGGCTGCAACGCACCGGCCCGGAACGCGAGGTGTGGAAGCAGTCCCTGGAGCGGTTGCAGGAGCAGTCGCCGGGCGCGTACCGGCTGCTCCAGCTCGCCTCGGTGCTCGCCCCGGACATCGCGCTCGACCTGCTCTACGGCGACCAGGTGGCGAAGGTCGTGGCCCCGCACGACCCGCGGGTCGCCGCGCAGGTCACCGACCGGGTCTCCGAGCGCGACATCGCCGCGGCGCTGGTGCAGCGGATCAACCGGCTGGCGTTGATCAAGGTGGACCTGCACGCCCATCGGGTGCAGGTCCACCGCCTCCTGCAGGCGGCCCTGCGCGCCCGGATGTCCGAGAGCGAGCTGGCCGAGGTCAAGCACGACGTGCACCGGATCCTCGCCGGCTCCCGTCCCTCGGGCGAGGTGGACGACCCGGGCCTCAAGTCCGCGTTCCGCATCCTCTGGCCGCACCTGGACGGCTCGGACGCCGTCTCCTGCTCCGACGACACGGTCCGGCAACTGGTCATCGACCGGATCCGGTACATCTACCTCAACGGCGGCTACGAGCAGGGCGAGCAGTACGCCCGGCAGGCCGACAAGATCTGGTCGGCCGTCCTCGACGGGCTCTCCCCGGACACGGCGGCCCACCGGGCGCTGCGTGTGCAGCTGCTGTACCTGCGGTTCAACTGGGCGAACCTGCTGCGGAGCCTGGGCCGGTTCGAGGCCGCCCGGCAACTGGACGCCGACACCCTGCGCCAGCAGGAGGAGCTGATCGGCGGGAACCACCCGTACGCGCTGATGACCGCCGGCGGGTACGCCGCGGACCTGCGCGCCCTCGGCCGGTACCGGGAGGCGCTGGAGCGGGACCTGCGGACGTACGCGGCGTCGGTGGAGGTGTTCGGCGAGGAGCACCGGCGCACGCTGATCGCGGCCAACAACCTCGCCGCCTCCTACCGCCTGATGGGCCAGTTCGACAAGGCCCTCGACGGCGACGAGGCGACCTACCGGAGGCTGCGGGTCGTCCTCGGCCCGCACCACCCGCGCACCCTCCTGTCGGCCAACAATCTCGCCCGCGACCTGCGCGAGACCGGCGACTACCCGGCCTCTGCGGCGCTGCTGGAGGACACGGTCGAGGCGTACCGGCGGCTGTTCGGCGAGCAGTCGGCGGCCGTCCTGCCGGTGCAGGCCAACCTCGCGGCGTCGCTGCGCAGCCTCGGGCGGATCGCCGAGGCGGGCCGCCTGCTCGACGACGCGTACGAGCGGCTACGCGCGAGCGTCGGCCCGACGAACCCGGAGAGCCTGTTCGGCTGGCTGAGCCGCACCGCCAACCTGATGTTGCAGGGGCGGGGGGACCAGGCACGGGCGGAGCTCACCGATCTCGAGCGGACGTTCGTCCAGGTGTTCGGCCCCGACCACCCGTACACGCTGGTGTGTCGGATCAACATGGGCGTGGCGTGGTGGGACGCCGGGGACACCGGCCCGGCCCGTGAACTGACCACGGCAGCCGCCGCCGCGCTGCGGGCGGTCCTCGGCGACCGTCACCCGTTCACGCTCGGCGCGGCCAACAACGTCGCGGTCTTCACCGCCCTCGGCGGCGACCCCGCCGCCGGGCGGGACCAGCTGCAGCTCGTCGTCGACGGGCTCACCGAGGTGTTCGGCCCGGACCACCCGGACACGATGCGCAGCCTGGGCAACCTGGAGATCGCCACCCAGGCGGTGTCCGGGGGCGCCGTCAGCATCGGGTGGGCGCGCATCGCCGACCGGCTCGCGGACCGGGTCGGGCAGGAGCACCCGAGCGTCGTCCTGCTGCGCGACGGGCGGTACGTGCGCCGGGTCCTCGACCCGCACCCCTACTGA
- a CDS encoding TIR-like protein FxsC: MTWSDTSLARRPAGRETYFFLSYAHSVPLSAAARPDTDYWVSRFFQDLATAVRARASRAGEIDAGFFDAQVSPGADLKQALTDALSLAHVFVPLYSPNYFRNAWALGERESFRSRLARLAPGRAERHLLPVLWMPLPSWGEHPETARALELVADADERADYAENGLRALCKLSAYHRQYGSVLAALADRIVTVTETEPLARSRAATLTTGPVTDTGAPALLVTTLTAARAPWRPYVDQHELAVADYVAATAERLGLPTRVVDLPEARARAPRSPVVVLVDAAVGAEAAHAALAGLPQWVVPLVIAVDHGRAEPTPEAIAGTLQDARFPRVLPVRSIDEFERCAPLLVTEARKQFLRHGPVDPPDGPHTPKPSLGPVRASDVGRGKDEL; this comes from the coding sequence ATGACCTGGTCTGACACCTCCCTGGCGCGCCGGCCGGCCGGGCGCGAGACGTACTTCTTCCTCAGCTACGCCCACTCCGTGCCCCTGTCGGCCGCCGCCCGGCCGGACACCGACTACTGGGTCAGCCGGTTCTTCCAGGACCTGGCCACCGCCGTCCGCGCCCGCGCCAGCCGGGCCGGCGAGATCGACGCCGGTTTCTTCGACGCGCAGGTCAGTCCCGGCGCCGACCTCAAGCAGGCGCTCACCGACGCGCTCAGCCTCGCGCATGTCTTCGTTCCGCTCTACTCGCCGAACTACTTCCGCAACGCCTGGGCCCTCGGCGAACGCGAGTCCTTCCGCAGCCGCCTCGCCCGGCTGGCGCCCGGCCGGGCCGAGCGACACCTGCTGCCCGTGCTCTGGATGCCCCTGCCCTCCTGGGGGGAGCACCCGGAGACGGCGCGGGCGCTGGAGCTGGTCGCGGACGCGGACGAGCGCGCCGACTACGCCGAGAACGGGCTGCGGGCGCTGTGCAAGCTCAGCGCGTACCACCGGCAGTACGGCAGCGTCCTCGCGGCGCTCGCCGACCGGATCGTCACGGTCACCGAGACCGAGCCGCTCGCCCGGTCCCGGGCGGCGACCCTGACCACCGGCCCGGTCACCGACACCGGGGCGCCCGCGCTCCTGGTCACCACGCTCACCGCGGCCCGTGCCCCCTGGCGGCCGTACGTCGACCAGCACGAGCTGGCCGTCGCCGACTACGTCGCCGCCACCGCCGAGCGGCTGGGCCTGCCGACCAGGGTGGTCGACCTGCCCGAGGCCCGCGCCCGGGCGCCGCGCAGCCCGGTGGTCGTGCTGGTGGACGCCGCCGTCGGCGCCGAAGCCGCCCACGCGGCCCTCGCCGGCCTGCCGCAGTGGGTGGTCCCGCTCGTGATCGCGGTCGACCACGGGCGCGCCGAGCCCACGCCCGAGGCGATCGCCGGTACGTTGCAGGACGCCCGGTTCCCGCGGGTGCTGCCGGTGCGCAGCATCGACGAGTTCGAGCGCTGCGCGCCGCTGCTGGTGACCGAGGCGCGCAAGCAGTTCCTCAGGCACGGTCCGGTCGACCCGCCGGACGGCCCGCACACCCCGAAGCCGAGCCTGGGGCCGGTCCGGGCGTCCGACGTAGGGCGAGGGAAGGACGAGCTATGA
- a CDS encoding TIR-like protein FxsC: MAEEQFWEDESAPVFFLSYARTRNRVSAPPRDTNQKVFQLFVDLSDHVVELLGLGPGRTAGFMDRMLDGGQLWTEDLAFAAGHCQVFIPLISPQYLRSPWCAREWDAFTRRRTLPRPGAEPSAGDTPVIPVNWSVVDRRHVPEAVSRRQMFSPTRLPSDIAPQYHDEGIYGLLSLGRNGKDAYDAVVWRLAQRVARAYRTHWVEAGVPTDMRQLRDSFEEGRHDLV; the protein is encoded by the coding sequence GTGGCGGAGGAACAGTTCTGGGAGGACGAGAGCGCCCCCGTGTTCTTCCTCAGCTACGCCCGCACCCGCAACCGCGTGTCGGCGCCGCCCCGGGACACCAACCAGAAGGTCTTCCAGCTCTTCGTCGACCTCTCCGACCACGTCGTCGAGCTGCTCGGCCTCGGCCCGGGGCGGACGGCGGGCTTCATGGACCGGATGCTCGACGGGGGGCAGCTGTGGACCGAGGACCTCGCGTTCGCCGCCGGCCACTGCCAGGTGTTCATCCCGTTGATCTCCCCGCAGTACCTGCGCAGCCCGTGGTGCGCCCGGGAGTGGGACGCGTTCACCCGCCGTCGTACGCTGCCCCGTCCCGGCGCCGAACCGTCGGCGGGGGACACCCCGGTCATCCCGGTCAACTGGTCGGTGGTGGATCGGCGGCACGTGCCCGAGGCCGTGTCGCGGCGGCAGATGTTCAGCCCCACCCGGCTTCCCTCGGACATCGCCCCGCAATACCACGACGAGGGCATCTACGGCCTGCTGAGTCTCGGCCGCAACGGCAAGGACGCCTACGACGCGGTCGTCTGGCGGCTGGCGCAGCGGGTCGCCCGCGCGTACCGGACCCACTGGGTCGAGGCCGGGGTGCCGACCGACATGCGCCAGCTGCGGGACAGCTTCGAGGAGGGCCGGCATGACCTGGTCTGA
- a CDS encoding aKG-HExxH-type peptide beta-hydroxylase, whose product MRRAPTGDRDVLLEDVDPYRDCFDLPVAARLAPRAAGRWADQVGRAVRRVDAEAGDYAPGVRTLLRAVVPLRPDPSGRSRSAAARSAFGAVAVTPATDDATLAVLLVHEVQHLKLDAVLDVCDLLDPADPRRLRVPWRDDPRPVEGVLHGVYAHLAVADVWRRRTDPVAAAAFRRYRDWTAGAIDALLDLGALTLAGERFVRRMGATVDGWSTG is encoded by the coding sequence GTGCGGCGGGCCCCGACCGGCGACCGGGACGTCCTGCTGGAGGACGTCGACCCGTACCGGGACTGCTTCGACCTGCCGGTGGCCGCCCGGCTCGCCCCGCGCGCGGCCGGGCGGTGGGCCGACCAGGTGGGGCGGGCGGTCCGGCGCGTCGACGCCGAGGCCGGGGACTACGCCCCCGGGGTGCGTACGCTGCTGCGGGCCGTGGTGCCACTGCGCCCCGACCCCAGCGGCCGCTCGCGCAGCGCCGCCGCCCGGTCCGCGTTCGGCGCGGTCGCCGTCACCCCGGCGACCGACGACGCGACGCTCGCGGTGCTGCTCGTCCACGAGGTGCAGCACCTCAAGCTGGACGCGGTGCTCGACGTCTGCGACCTGCTCGACCCCGCGGACCCCCGGAGGCTGCGGGTGCCCTGGCGCGACGACCCGCGCCCCGTGGAGGGCGTCCTGCACGGGGTCTACGCCCACCTCGCGGTCGCCGACGTGTGGCGGCGGCGGACCGACCCGGTCGCGGCGGCCGCCTTCCGCCGCTACCGGGACTGGACGGCCGGTGCGATCGACGCGCTGCTCGACCTCGGCGCGCTGACCCTGGCGGGCGAGCGGTTCGTACGGCGCATGGGAGCCACAGTGGACGGCTGGTCGACCGGATGA
- a CDS encoding FxsB family cyclophane-forming radical SAM/SPASM peptide maturase, which translates to MSQPSARRSDPAAPAAPVAPLSQYVLKLTSRCDLACDHCYVYEHPDQSWRRQPRVMAPATVETAARRIAEHAAVHRLDVVRVVLHGGEPLLAGAARLDRTAATLRRAIDPVTRLDLRMQSNGVLLTPAICDVLVAHDVKVGISLDGDRAANDRHRRHVDGGSSHEQVQRALALLRRPAYRGVYAGILCTVDLANDPIRVYEALLAEQPPRVDFLLPHANWDRPPARPHGADTPYADWLLAIHRRWLADGCPVPIRLLESLLATAAGGASGTEAVGLGPADLVVVETDGSFEQVDSLKSAYHGAAATGLDVFRHGVDDAAAHPGIAVRQSGLTGLCDTCRACPVVRRCGGGLYPHRYRSGSGFDNPSVYCADLAALVRATAPARPPRRRPRRPTP; encoded by the coding sequence ATGTCGCAGCCTTCGGCTCGTCGATCTGATCCCGCCGCGCCGGCCGCGCCCGTCGCACCGCTGAGTCAGTACGTCCTCAAGCTCACCAGCCGGTGCGACCTCGCCTGCGACCACTGCTACGTCTACGAGCACCCCGACCAGTCGTGGCGGCGCCAGCCCCGGGTGATGGCGCCGGCCACGGTGGAGACGGCCGCCCGGCGCATCGCGGAGCACGCGGCCGTGCACCGGCTCGACGTGGTCCGGGTGGTCCTGCACGGCGGGGAGCCGCTGCTCGCCGGGGCCGCCCGGCTCGACCGGACCGCCGCCACGCTGCGCCGGGCGATCGACCCGGTCACCCGACTCGACCTGCGGATGCAGTCCAACGGCGTGCTGCTCACCCCGGCGATCTGCGACGTGCTGGTCGCCCACGACGTCAAGGTCGGGATCTCCCTCGACGGCGACCGCGCCGCCAACGACCGGCACCGCCGCCACGTCGACGGCGGGAGCAGCCACGAGCAGGTGCAGCGCGCCCTGGCGCTGCTGCGGCGCCCCGCCTACCGCGGCGTCTACGCCGGCATCCTCTGCACCGTCGACCTCGCCAACGACCCGATCCGGGTGTACGAGGCGCTGCTCGCCGAGCAGCCGCCGCGCGTCGACTTCCTCCTGCCGCACGCCAACTGGGACCGGCCACCGGCCCGCCCGCACGGCGCCGACACGCCGTACGCCGACTGGCTGCTCGCCATCCACCGGCGCTGGCTGGCCGACGGGTGCCCGGTGCCGATCCGCCTGCTGGAGTCTCTGCTCGCCACGGCGGCGGGCGGCGCCAGCGGGACGGAGGCCGTCGGGCTCGGCCCCGCCGACCTGGTCGTCGTCGAGACCGACGGCAGCTTCGAGCAGGTCGACTCCCTCAAGTCGGCCTACCACGGCGCCGCCGCCACCGGCCTGGACGTCTTCCGGCACGGCGTGGACGACGCCGCGGCCCATCCCGGCATCGCCGTCCGGCAGTCCGGTCTGACCGGCCTCTGCGACACCTGCCGGGCCTGCCCCGTGGTGCGGCGCTGCGGCGGCGGCCTCTACCCCCACCGGTACCGCTCGGGCAGCGGCTTCGACAACCCCTCCGTGTACTGCGCCGACCTCGCCGCCCTCGTCCGCGCGACGGCACCGGCCCGGCCGCCGAGGCGCCGTCCCCGCCGCCCGACGCCCTGA
- a CDS encoding DUF4231 domain-containing protein — translation MADFDASVVSRVWRRQSLWSEAAQAAKRRIVRARRGLAVLTVIGAVAGTAAARLAGVAPAAGRALAIVAAVALLLAPVVARWASRDAVRAWTRLRSVSEALKAEVYRYLAGTAPFAGTDRDAVLLRRFDRLLDDAGDLAGHTLDVAPAERPLPPVSDVASYRAERVRRQVDDYLLPAARRAGRAAARIGYAAVALTVVAALLSATAGVLGDGLGLTAWVGVAAAVTTALTGYAATQRYEQQQIEYAHAADQLTRLCLTREAGQGWADDDVFVAEAERILALSNEGWMAKMIEDDGTAQS, via the coding sequence GTGGCGGACTTCGATGCGTCGGTCGTGTCCCGGGTGTGGCGGCGGCAGAGCCTCTGGTCGGAGGCGGCCCAGGCCGCCAAGCGCCGGATCGTCCGGGCGCGCCGCGGCCTGGCCGTACTCACCGTCATCGGGGCCGTCGCCGGCACCGCCGCGGCGCGGCTGGCCGGCGTGGCACCGGCCGCCGGTCGCGCGTTGGCGATCGTCGCGGCCGTCGCGCTGCTGCTGGCGCCGGTGGTGGCGCGGTGGGCCTCCCGGGACGCCGTGCGTGCCTGGACCAGGCTGCGCTCCGTGTCCGAGGCGCTGAAGGCCGAGGTGTACCGGTATCTCGCCGGGACCGCGCCGTTCGCCGGGACGGATCGGGACGCCGTCCTGCTGCGCCGGTTCGACCGGCTGCTGGACGACGCCGGCGACCTGGCCGGGCACACGCTGGACGTGGCGCCGGCCGAGCGGCCCCTGCCGCCGGTCTCCGACGTGGCCAGCTACCGCGCCGAGCGGGTGCGGCGTCAGGTCGACGACTACCTCCTTCCGGCGGCCCGCCGGGCGGGCCGGGCGGCGGCGCGGATCGGGTACGCCGCGGTCGCCCTGACGGTCGTCGCGGCCCTGCTGTCGGCGACCGCCGGCGTGCTCGGCGACGGGCTCGGCCTGACCGCGTGGGTGGGTGTGGCGGCGGCGGTCACCACGGCGCTGACGGGCTACGCGGCCACCCAGCGGTACGAGCAGCAGCAGATCGAGTACGCCCACGCCGCGGACCAGTTGACCCGGCTGTGCCTCACCCGGGAGGCCGGGCAGGGCTGGGCCGACGACGACGTGTTCGTGGCCGAGGCCGAACGGATCCTCGCACTGTCCAACGAGGGCTGGATGGCGAAGATGATCGAGGATGATGGCACTGCGCAGTCGTGA
- a CDS encoding transketolase family protein, with the protein MATRNAYGDALRALGVRPDVVALDGEVSDSTRADRFAEAHADRYFEMFISEQQLVAAAVGLQVRGYRPFASTFAAFLSRAYDFVRMAGISGADIALSGSHAGVEIGADGPSQMGLEDLAAMRAVQGSTVLYPSDAVSCAALVVEMVDRRGVNYLRTTRGGHPVLYDNDEAFPVGGSKLLRGGADDRVALIGAGVTVHNCLAAAEALAGEGITARVIDAYSVKPLDAGRVREAVRDTGGRLVVVEDHYPEGGLGSAVLESLADLAEPVRVRHLAVRGLPTSGTPTQLMDQAGIGVGDIVAAARTLA; encoded by the coding sequence GTGGCCACCCGCAACGCGTACGGCGACGCGCTGCGCGCGCTGGGCGTACGCCCGGACGTGGTGGCCCTCGACGGCGAGGTCAGCGACTCCACCCGCGCCGACCGGTTCGCCGAGGCCCACGCCGACCGGTACTTCGAGATGTTCATCTCGGAGCAGCAGTTGGTCGCCGCGGCGGTCGGGTTGCAGGTGCGCGGGTACCGGCCCTTCGCCTCGACGTTCGCGGCGTTCCTCTCCCGCGCCTACGACTTCGTCCGCATGGCGGGGATCTCCGGTGCCGACATCGCCCTGTCCGGGTCGCACGCCGGGGTGGAGATCGGTGCGGACGGGCCCTCGCAGATGGGGCTGGAGGATCTGGCGGCCATGCGCGCCGTCCAGGGGTCGACGGTGCTCTACCCCAGCGACGCCGTGTCCTGCGCCGCGCTCGTCGTCGAGATGGTCGACCGCAGGGGCGTCAACTACCTGCGCACGACCCGGGGCGGGCACCCGGTGCTGTACGACAACGACGAGGCCTTCCCGGTCGGGGGCAGCAAGCTGCTGCGGGGCGGGGCCGACGACCGGGTGGCGCTGATCGGTGCGGGAGTGACGGTGCACAACTGCCTCGCGGCCGCCGAGGCGTTGGCGGGGGAGGGGATCACCGCCCGGGTCATCGACGCGTACTCGGTCAAGCCGCTGGACGCCGGCCGGGTGCGCGAGGCCGTCCGTGACACCGGCGGCCGGCTGGTGGTCGTCGAGGACCACTACCCGGAGGGCGGGCTCGGGTCGGCGGTGCTGGAGTCGCTGGCCGATCTCGCCGAGCCGGTACGGGTGAGACACCTGGCGGTACGCGGGCTGCCGACCTCCGGGACGCCCACCCAGCTGATGGACCAGGCGGGGATCGGGGTGGGCGACATCGTCGCCGCGGCGCGCACCCTGGCGTGA
- a CDS encoding DUF2267 domain-containing protein, whose protein sequence is MDSDDFIGSVAKRAKTSVGQAADITRATLTTLAERIDGGEARDLAAQLPEDLRGYAFAATETAEKFSRDVFVARVSGRAAVDVPLAEAGVRAVFETLREGVTPGQYSDAVAQLPSKLWDLVNPSAPYVERSSG, encoded by the coding sequence GTGGACAGCGACGACTTCATCGGCTCGGTGGCGAAGCGGGCAAAGACGTCGGTGGGCCAGGCGGCGGACATCACCCGGGCCACCCTGACGACCCTGGCGGAACGGATCGACGGCGGCGAGGCGCGCGACCTGGCCGCGCAACTCCCCGAGGATCTGCGCGGCTACGCGTTCGCGGCCACCGAGACGGCCGAGAAGTTCAGCCGCGACGTGTTCGTGGCACGGGTCAGCGGACGCGCCGCGGTCGACGTGCCGCTGGCGGAGGCCGGCGTCCGGGCGGTGTTCGAGACCCTCCGCGAGGGCGTCACCCCGGGCCAGTACTCCGACGCCGTCGCCCAGCTCCCGTCGAAGCTCTGGGACCTGGTGAACCCGTCGGCGCCCTACGTGGAGCGCAGCAGCGGTTGA
- a CDS encoding TIGR03668 family PPOX class F420-dependent oxidoreductase has protein sequence MPGDAPRDRFASARVARLATVGADGCPHLVAVCFVLLGDVAYHAVDHKPKRHRRLRRLENIRATGRACLLVDGYDEDWSKLWWVRLDGHGRVVDDPAEEDAARAALVAKYPQYADRPPDGPVVAVAVTRWSAWSAAEGTPDRPAGCPGSPVRAAPPLGLAGLVGGTFPPDGAVQRVPGRAQDDEFGEHERRAERGEQDGGSQGRQVQRDGGQGQHQHHGDQSGPEQRAEDA, from the coding sequence GTGCCCGGCGACGCGCCGCGGGACCGGTTCGCCTCGGCCCGGGTGGCGCGGCTGGCCACCGTCGGGGCCGACGGCTGCCCCCACCTGGTGGCGGTGTGCTTCGTCCTGCTCGGCGACGTCGCCTACCACGCCGTGGACCACAAGCCCAAGCGCCACCGCCGGCTGCGCCGGCTGGAGAACATCCGGGCGACGGGACGGGCGTGCCTGCTGGTCGACGGGTACGACGAGGACTGGTCGAAGCTGTGGTGGGTCCGGCTCGACGGACACGGCCGCGTGGTGGACGACCCGGCGGAGGAGGACGCGGCCCGCGCCGCGCTGGTCGCCAAGTACCCGCAGTACGCCGACCGGCCGCCGGACGGGCCGGTCGTCGCCGTCGCGGTGACCCGCTGGTCGGCGTGGTCGGCGGCCGAGGGCACGCCCGACCGGCCCGCGGGCTGCCCCGGCTCACCGGTACGGGCCGCGCCGCCACTCGGTCTCGCGGGCCTCGTGGGCGGCACGTTCCCGCCGGACGGCGCCGTGCAGCGCGTGCCGGGACGGGCGCAGGACGACGAGTTCGGCGAGCACGAGCGCCGCGCTGAGCGCGGTGAGCAGGACGGCGGCAGCCAGGGCCGGCAGGTGCAGCGCGACGGGGGTCAGGGCCAGCACCAGCACCACGGTGATCAGTCGGGTCCAGAGCAGCGTGCCGAGGACGCGTAG
- a CDS encoding zinc ribbon domain-containing protein yields MAVEELRVENMTRSARGAIAEPGRNVRQKAGLNRVMLNEAHARTVELLAYKLAERGGQLLKVPAAYTSQTCSTCGHRDPRSRTGVVFTCTSCGHLDHADTNAALNILNAAGLGRVRTWSPAPVGCEASTTRRAA; encoded by the coding sequence GTGGCGGTGGAGGAACTGCGGGTGGAAAACATGACCCGCTCTGCGAGAGGCGCCATCGCCGAGCCGGGCCGCAACGTGCGGCAGAAGGCCGGGCTGAACCGGGTCATGCTCAACGAGGCCCACGCACGCACCGTTGAACTGCTGGCGTACAAGCTGGCCGAGCGGGGCGGGCAACTGCTGAAAGTGCCAGCAGCGTACACGTCGCAAACGTGCTCAACCTGCGGGCACCGTGACCCCCGCTCCCGTACCGGCGTCGTGTTCACCTGTACCTCGTGCGGGCACCTCGACCACGCCGACACCAACGCGGCCCTGAACATTCTCAACGCGGCCGGGCTTGGTCGTGTACGGACGTGGAGCCCCGCACCTGTGGGCTGCGAAGCGTCAACCACCCGGCGTGCCGCATGA
- a CDS encoding molybdenum cofactor biosysynthesis protein yields the protein MPEIVQLLASPVHRYVGRPADGPAPAPPDELVEQVEIRAGLGIVGDRYFGRPAHRDASVTVIARESLPPGADLTQLRRNILTAGVAVDELVGSVLVLDSGQGPVRLRVHRAAPPCAWLDATVGPGTWKALRRRGGVRCSPLTDGTLRVGPVEVTVLR from the coding sequence GTGCCCGAGATCGTCCAGCTGCTGGCCTCGCCGGTGCACCGCTACGTGGGCCGGCCGGCCGACGGTCCGGCCCCGGCTCCGCCCGACGAGCTCGTCGAGCAGGTCGAGATCCGCGCCGGGCTCGGCATCGTCGGCGATCGCTACTTCGGTCGGCCGGCGCACCGCGACGCGAGCGTCACGGTGATCGCGCGGGAGTCCCTGCCACCCGGCGCCGACCTGACGCAGTTGCGGCGCAACATCCTGACCGCCGGCGTCGCGGTGGACGAGCTGGTCGGGTCCGTGCTGGTGCTCGACTCGGGGCAGGGCCCGGTGCGACTGCGGGTCCACCGGGCCGCCCCGCCCTGTGCCTGGCTGGACGCCACCGTCGGCCCGGGCACCTGGAAGGCGCTGCGCCGCCGTGGCGGCGTCCGCTGCTCGCCGCTGACCGACGGCACGCTGCGGGTGGGCCCGGTCGAGGTCACCGTCCTCCGCTGA